Proteins encoded within one genomic window of Candidatus Giovannonibacteria bacterium:
- a CDS encoding PH domain-containing protein: MIHLSQNEKVLMVLHRHWIVIVLKFLIGVILLILPAAAAPFFPAAEAAGGISQVVLWFFALIYLLIIMAVMFFFWIDYYLDVWIITSERIVDINQKGLFNRDVSEFMLDKVQDITIEIPNMAASLLRYGNIIIQTAGERSFAIKQVPRIYEAKNLILDYAKKQNVGAL, from the coding sequence ATGATTCATCTTTCCCAAAATGAAAAAGTTTTAATGGTTTTGCACCGCCATTGGATAGTAATCGTCCTGAAATTTCTCATCGGCGTTATTTTGCTGATCTTGCCGGCCGCCGCGGCTCCTTTTTTCCCTGCCGCCGAGGCCGCGGGCGGGATTTCGCAGGTGGTTCTCTGGTTTTTCGCGCTGATTTATCTGCTTATAATTATGGCCGTAATGTTCTTTTTTTGGATTGACTATTATTTGGACGTCTGGATAATAACCTCGGAAAGAATCGTGGACATAAATCAAAAGGGTCTTTTTAACCGCGATGTTTCAGAATTTATGCTGGATAAGGTTCAGGATATCACGATAGAAATCCCGAACATGGCTGCGTCGCTGCTTAGGTACGGCAATATTATAATCCAAACCGCCGGCGAGAGGTCTTTCGCCATAAAGCAGGTGCCGCGAATATACGAAGCGAAAAACTTAATACTGGATTACGCGAAAAAACAAAATGTCGGGGCACTCTAA
- the tsaE gene encoding tRNA (adenosine(37)-N6)-threonylcarbamoyltransferase complex ATPase subunit type 1 TsaE has translation MKEQVEILTRSGKETKKLGEILAQEVLKFAFAKASADKLKTATVLSLEGELGSGKTTFTQGFAKGLGIKENPRSPTFVIMQIYGVNKLNRSAEFVKFKNFIHVDAYRLKSKDFKILNWRDFMRNPQNIILIEWGNRVKIIMPRGALILRFRHGHLPHERTLRISNSEIFNFQSIFKNLKIRNSLEIRN, from the coding sequence ATGAAAGAACAAGTGGAGATTTTAACCAGAAGCGGCAAAGAGACAAAAAAACTGGGAGAAATTTTGGCGCAAGAAGTATTGAAATTCGCCTTCGCTAAAGCTTCGGCGGACAAACTTAAAACCGCAACGGTTTTAAGTTTGGAAGGCGAGCTAGGTTCGGGTAAAACAACTTTCACGCAGGGATTCGCCAAGGGTTTGGGAATTAAAGAAAATCCGAGAAGCCCAACGTTTGTGATTATGCAAATTTACGGAGTTAACAAACTCAACCGATCGGCCGAATTTGTTAAGTTTAAAAATTTCATTCATGTTGACGCTTACCGCTTAAAATCAAAGGACTTTAAGATTTTAAATTGGCGCGATTTTATGCGCAATCCTCAAAACATAATTTTAATAGAATGGGGGAACCGCGTTAAAATAATAATGCCGCGTGGCGCTTTGATATTACGATTTAGACATGGGCATTTGCCACACGAAAGAACTCTGCGAATTTCCAATTCCGAAATTTTCAATTTTCAATCAATATTTAAAAATTTAAAAATTAGAAATTCATTAGAAATTAGGAATTAA
- a CDS encoding ABC transporter substrate-binding protein: MSFRQAIITTLIVIILLGGYFSWNYFSKVFRPLPPPRIYKIGFLLTSKDVQSDNIKGFKERMEDLGYKIDENLVYVEKNGGGDNNLILQYAKELNDTGLDVIIIGSTSAARALKKLQDEGQLKTKVFFLAAGNPRDFVQNLQSPESFITGIGEGTVEFVGKRLEFLKELVPNMKKVISVVEKESTNEKLFKEKLAEVSKKIGVEMVYIDIDTKTPDEILQKLPLLTKKLGDAYITCPCKSNDIERLAKPLAAQLLNAGLPSISSEISAGANLGFTATYSDDRAESGRTGAVLVDKILKGVPISQISVWFAKDVVLELNLKTAEAVGIKIPDSVKLLASKIYQ; the protein is encoded by the coding sequence ATGTCGTTTCGCCAAGCGATAATCACAACCCTTATAGTTATTATTTTGCTGGGAGGCTATTTTAGCTGGAATTATTTTTCAAAAGTGTTCCGCCCTCTGCCGCCGCCAAGAATTTATAAAATAGGGTTTTTGCTTACCAGTAAAGACGTCCAAAGCGACAACATCAAAGGATTCAAGGAGCGCATGGAGGATTTGGGCTATAAGATTGACGAGAATTTGGTTTATGTAGAGAAAAACGGGGGCGGAGACAATAATCTTATATTGCAATACGCGAAAGAACTGAACGATACCGGGCTTGACGTTATAATTATTGGCTCCACATCCGCCGCAAGAGCGTTGAAAAAATTACAGGACGAAGGACAGCTTAAAACAAAAGTCTTCTTTTTGGCCGCAGGCAATCCTCGCGATTTTGTGCAAAACCTGCAGTCTCCCGAAAGTTTCATTACCGGCATAGGAGAGGGAACAGTAGAATTTGTCGGTAAAAGATTGGAGTTTTTAAAAGAGCTGGTACCTAATATGAAAAAAGTAATCTCGGTTGTGGAAAAAGAATCCACCAACGAAAAACTTTTTAAGGAAAAATTGGCAGAGGTGTCTAAAAAGATCGGCGTAGAGATGGTTTATATTGATATAGACACAAAAACGCCTGATGAGATTTTGCAAAAACTGCCCTTGCTTACAAAAAAATTAGGCGATGCCTATATAACCTGCCCTTGTAAAAGCAATGATATTGAGCGGCTTGCCAAACCACTGGCCGCCCAACTATTAAATGCGGGTCTGCCTTCCATTAGTTCGGAAATCAGCGCGGGAGCCAATTTGGGTTTTACGGCGACTTATAGCGACGATCGCGCCGAAAGCGGGAGGACGGGTGCGGTTTTGGTGGATAAAATTTTAAAGGGCGTGCCGATTTCTCAAATCTCAGTTTGGTTCGCCAAAGATGTTGTATTGGAGCTTAATCTTAAAACCGCAGAAGCAGTCGGCATTAAAATCCCAGATTCAGTTAAATTGCTGGCAAGCAAAATTTACCAATAA
- a CDS encoding PAS domain-containing protein, with amino-acid sequence MQDSLNEFFLGRRFQLWALGGIAVFALIAANVAWLFPTLRELDNGAYALHRAIAVDVRNQIGVSLERHENALKNAADIISQSGSSRQELISRLMKENQPFESVSILGLDGKEKAKSHRFLLITPSDFRDRSVDELFLAVSRGEIYRSPVLISGASEPLITIAVPLDRKSGYSALVAEVNLKFLLDVVRGASAGSSLGGEAAYVVDRDGYIIAHPNSSLVFGRTNVLQRKLVLSALGGREADTRSGDLIYLNEQNEEVFAVALPFELTGWAIVAENLRSQALSSSRRILSAAIVSFGLEILLLLLLVWNYFNLIRTATLFYAERNQREAILNSLSDGVIEYNDKSQVVLMNPKAEELLGIKLADISGASITPEFTKTNEKFKGLVELMYPASAPYASGVKPIPGTPSAKTMEIHTSVPELKLLVTMTHVVDRAGNVRGFLKILHDVSRERLLGRIKSEFVSVAAHQLRTPLSAIKWTLRLLLDGDAGALSQEQSNFLSKGYEINERMIKLVNDLLNAARIEEGKFGYDFKEIDLDKFLESAIRGYIDLAKRKSVNLKFEKIDGALPQIYADSEKLSLAINNLLDNAIKYTAAGGEVLVRIEKASNYAVISISDTGVGIPLSEQKRVFSKFFRASNVIKMETEGTGLGLFIVRNIIKRHGGDTTFNSKENGGTVFTFTLPLKKELVPAEESPPLEEFLETI; translated from the coding sequence ATGCAGGATAGCTTAAACGAATTTTTTTTAGGACGCAGATTCCAGCTTTGGGCGTTGGGAGGCATCGCGGTTTTCGCGCTGATCGCGGCGAACGTGGCCTGGCTTTTTCCGACATTGCGCGAATTGGATAACGGCGCGTACGCCCTGCACCGCGCGATAGCGGTTGACGTAAGAAATCAAATCGGCGTTTCTCTGGAGCGCCACGAAAATGCTTTGAAAAACGCCGCGGACATCATTAGCCAGAGCGGCTCCTCAAGGCAGGAACTTATCTCGCGGCTGATGAAGGAAAACCAGCCGTTTGAATCCGTGAGTATTCTGGGGCTGGACGGGAAAGAAAAGGCGAAAAGCCATAGATTTCTTCTTATCACGCCGTCTGATTTCAGGGACCGTTCGGTTGATGAGCTATTTTTGGCGGTTTCGCGCGGGGAGATTTACCGCAGTCCGGTTTTAATATCCGGTGCTTCGGAGCCGCTGATTACAATAGCGGTCCCGCTGGATAGAAAATCTGGGTATTCCGCGCTGGTTGCCGAAGTCAACCTGAAATTCCTCTTGGATGTTGTGCGCGGGGCAAGCGCCGGCTCTTCGCTGGGAGGAGAGGCCGCTTACGTGGTGGACCGCGACGGATACATCATAGCGCACCCAAACTCGTCTTTGGTTTTTGGCAGAACCAACGTTCTGCAGAGGAAGCTGGTTTTGAGCGCTCTGGGAGGTCGCGAGGCGGATACGCGCTCCGGCGATTTGATTTACTTAAACGAGCAAAACGAAGAGGTTTTTGCCGTGGCGCTGCCATTTGAGCTGACCGGCTGGGCCATAGTGGCCGAAAATTTAAGGTCGCAGGCCCTATCTTCTTCCCGGCGCATACTTTCGGCGGCAATAGTTTCTTTCGGGCTGGAGATTTTACTTCTTTTGCTTTTGGTTTGGAATTATTTCAATTTAATAAGAACGGCGACCCTTTTCTATGCCGAGCGCAACCAGCGCGAGGCGATTTTAAACAGTCTTTCCGACGGCGTCATAGAATACAACGACAAATCACAAGTTGTTTTAATGAATCCGAAAGCCGAGGAGCTTCTTGGCATTAAGCTTGCGGATATCAGCGGCGCGTCCATAACTCCGGAATTTACCAAGACCAACGAGAAATTTAAGGGGCTGGTGGAGCTGATGTATCCGGCTTCAGCGCCTTACGCTTCCGGGGTCAAGCCCATCCCTGGCACCCCATCCGCAAAAACCATGGAAATTCACACCTCCGTGCCGGAGCTGAAGTTGCTGGTGACCATGACCCACGTCGTTGACCGGGCCGGAAACGTCCGCGGGTTTCTCAAAATTTTGCACGACGTTTCGCGCGAAAGACTTTTGGGCCGGATTAAGTCCGAATTTGTCTCAGTTGCCGCGCATCAGCTGCGCACGCCTTTGTCGGCAATCAAATGGACGCTGCGCTTGCTCTTGGACGGGGACGCCGGCGCGCTTTCCCAGGAACAGTCCAATTTTCTCTCCAAGGGCTACGAGATCAACGAGAGAATGATTAAACTGGTCAACGACCTTCTGAACGCCGCCCGCATAGAGGAAGGAAAATTTGGGTACGACTTTAAGGAAATTGACTTGGATAAATTCCTTGAGAGCGCTATCCGGGGATATATAGATTTGGCAAAAAGGAAATCCGTAAATCTGAAGTTTGAGAAAATAGACGGAGCTCTGCCGCAGATTTACGCCGATTCGGAAAAATTGTCTTTGGCGATTAATAATCTGCTGGACAACGCAATTAAATATACCGCGGCTGGCGGCGAGGTTTTGGTGAGGATTGAGAAAGCGAGCAACTACGCGGTGATAAGCATCTCCGACACTGGAGTGGGCATACCTCTCTCGGAGCAAAAAAGGGTTTTTTCCAAATTTTTCCGCGCTTCCAATGTGATTAAAATGGAAACCGAGGGCACCGGGCTAGGCCTTTTTATCGTGCGTAATATTATAAAGCGCCACGGCGGCGACACAACTTTTAACTCTAAAGAGAACGGCGGCACGGTTTTTACTTTCACCCTTCCTCTCAAAAAAGAACTGGTGCCTGCGGAAGAAAGCCCGCCTCTGGAGGAGTTTTTGGAAACGATTTAA
- a CDS encoding ABC transporter substrate-binding protein, which yields MGNKKFFWVVVLILLIVAAFVFFVSPPLLRNGRQAPKRVAMLTASDLQLAAVDGIKAGFKELNLVEGRDFIIELKNPKGDRNLTTKMAREIVNSEPDLIVSVSTSASSAIKEANKDAKIPVVAVDVGNFKELGIENVQHPGGFMTGVIVDNVAIAPKRMEILKTLNPALKTIGVLVNPKHVSYDEIIKAHEDGAKKLGIKVLWYEMTKKEEVAPAMARLVKDRPDAVMTTSEATISGNSDLIAPSLRKTKIASIDFNVERGVGSGYLMVYGASRYDVGRQGARMISKVLGGEKPGDIPVEFASTLTFEINAALAGEMGIKIPESLLLQASKVYNE from the coding sequence ATGGGTAACAAAAAGTTTTTTTGGGTTGTAGTTTTAATACTTTTAATCGTTGCCGCGTTTGTTTTTTTCGTCTCTCCTCCTTTGCTCAGAAACGGCCGACAAGCACCGAAACGCGTAGCAATGCTTACGGCGTCCGATCTCCAGCTTGCCGCCGTTGACGGCATTAAGGCCGGGTTTAAAGAATTAAATTTGGTTGAGGGCAGGGATTTTATTATTGAGTTGAAAAATCCGAAAGGTGATAGAAATTTGACTACGAAGATGGCGCGGGAGATTGTGAATTCCGAGCCGGATTTGATTGTCTCGGTTTCCACCAGCGCCTCATCGGCGATAAAGGAAGCGAATAAAGACGCCAAAATCCCCGTCGTAGCCGTGGATGTCGGCAATTTTAAAGAGCTGGGGATTGAAAACGTCCAGCATCCCGGAGGATTTATGACCGGCGTAATAGTTGACAATGTTGCAATCGCGCCGAAAAGGATGGAGATTTTAAAAACTCTCAACCCGGCTCTTAAAACAATCGGCGTGTTGGTAAACCCCAAGCACGTCAGCTATGACGAAATCATCAAAGCCCACGAAGACGGGGCAAAAAAACTTGGGATAAAGGTCCTGTGGTATGAGATGACAAAAAAAGAAGAAGTCGCCCCTGCCATGGCGCGTTTAGTTAAGGATCGCCCGGACGCGGTTATGACCACTTCGGAAGCGACTATTTCCGGCAATTCGGATTTAATCGCTCCGTCACTCCGCAAAACCAAAATCGCGTCTATAGATTTCAACGTTGAGCGCGGCGTTGGCTCCGGCTATCTTATGGTTTACGGCGCCTCCAGATACGATGTCGGCAGACAAGGGGCGAGGATGATAAGCAAGGTTTTGGGGGGCGAAAAACCCGGAGATATCCCGGTGGAATTTGCGTCAACTCTGACTTTTGAGATAAACGCCGCGCTTGCTGGGGAGATGGGTATAAAAATCCCTGAATCCTTGCTCCTTCAGGCCAGCAAGGTTTATAACGAGTGA
- the ruvB gene encoding Holliday junction branch migration DNA helicase RuvB, producing the protein MSSVSQNIELSPKKKSEDLSLDVALRPKSFEEYVGQDKVKRNLKILIEAAKKRGEPLEHLLFYGPAGLGKTTLAYLIAKETASQIKITSGPAVEKIGDLASILTNLSPGDILFIDEAHRLNKLIEEILYPAMENRSLDIIIGKGPSARTIQLELPPFTLIAATTRIALLSSPLRSRFSGGAFRLDFYNQPDIEKIIKRSAGILSVQIEAGAVPLIASRSRFTPRIANRLLKRARDFAEVKGPPAGGGVVTSALAEEALKLLEIDELGLEAVDRKILDTIIRKFAGGPVGLSTISASTMEEEDTIEEIYEPYLMQLGFLERTPRGRLATPRAYEHLGLKAPSDQQKLI; encoded by the coding sequence ATGTCAAGTGTCAGCCAAAACATTGAATTGTCTCCGAAAAAGAAGAGTGAAGACCTGTCTTTGGACGTGGCTTTGCGGCCGAAGTCGTTTGAAGAATACGTGGGGCAGGACAAAGTCAAAAGAAACCTGAAAATTTTAATTGAGGCCGCGAAAAAACGCGGCGAGCCGCTGGAGCACCTTCTTTTTTACGGCCCGGCGGGATTGGGCAAGACCACTCTCGCCTACCTCATAGCCAAGGAAACGGCGAGTCAGATTAAAATCACCTCGGGGCCGGCCGTGGAGAAAATCGGAGACCTGGCTTCAATTCTAACCAATCTTTCGCCTGGAGACATATTATTTATAGACGAAGCGCATCGTCTAAACAAGCTAATAGAAGAAATTTTGTATCCGGCGATGGAGAACCGGTCCTTGGACATAATAATAGGAAAAGGCCCCTCGGCGCGGACAATACAACTGGAGCTTCCGCCTTTCACCTTAATAGCCGCTACGACCAGAATCGCCCTGCTTTCCTCGCCGCTCCGCTCGCGCTTTTCTGGAGGAGCGTTCAGATTGGATTTTTATAATCAACCCGACATAGAAAAGATAATCAAGCGGAGCGCGGGGATTTTAAGCGTCCAAATTGAAGCCGGCGCAGTTCCCTTAATCGCCTCGCGCTCTAGATTTACCCCCAGGATAGCCAACCGGCTTTTGAAGCGAGCTCGTGATTTCGCGGAGGTGAAAGGTCCGCCAGCTGGCGGAGGCGTAGTGACTTCCGCGCTCGCGGAGGAAGCGCTGAAACTTTTGGAAATAGACGAGCTCGGCTTGGAAGCGGTGGACAGAAAAATTCTGGACACCATAATCAGAAAATTCGCCGGCGGGCCGGTAGGACTTTCTACCATCTCTGCTTCCACTATGGAAGAAGAGGACACAATTGAGGAAATCTACGAACCGTATTTGATGCAGTTGGGCTTCCTTGAGCGCACCCCCCGCGGCCGCCTAGCAACCCCTCGCGCGTATGAACATCTGGGACTGAAAGCGCCGAGCGACCAGCAGAAATTGATTTAA
- a CDS encoding type II/IV secretion system protein: MPKDDTISELRKKEEEDLARILAQKHGLTYLDLSRITIDLDSLKIIPEETARANSVAVIQSVGKKLQVALTNPERPAVKEVLENLKAKKYEPQLFLVSPSGLEKALSKYKEIPRFEEIKAGIIDISPDKLAAFAETAGSFEKFKEAVSAMAREKEAKKASDALELILAGALGVEASDVHIEPSEKTAKIRLRMDGVLQDAAEIPLPLFSLLLSRIKLISELKLNIHDKPQDGRFTIKTQKEDIEVRTSALPGPYGESVVMRLLLPKTISITFDGLGMQPPVYKMMKGELVRPNGMILTTGPTGSGKTTTLYSFLKTIASQEVKVITIEDPIEYHLPNITQTQVDPAKGYDFGNGLRSILRQDPDIILVGEIRDLETAEIAMHAALTGHLVFSTLHTNDAAGTIPRLIDLGVKTNIISPALNLVIAQRLVRILCKECKIQVSPSVGEKRAILKTVSELPPSYKELLPPPPAGRFKIWKAAGCAACNGTGFKGRIGIFEAFLIDNEMERLIIKNPPKADIEEAAKKQGMATMYQDGALKVLDGITSFEELNRVVSEE; this comes from the coding sequence ATGCCCAAGGATGACACTATCTCCGAGCTCCGAAAAAAAGAAGAAGAAGATTTGGCGCGGATTTTGGCGCAAAAACACGGACTTACTTATCTTGACCTCTCACGCATCACGATTGATTTGGATTCGCTCAAGATAATTCCAGAAGAGACCGCGCGGGCGAATTCCGTAGCCGTGATACAAAGCGTTGGGAAAAAACTGCAGGTTGCGCTTACGAACCCGGAGCGGCCGGCGGTTAAAGAAGTTTTGGAAAATCTTAAAGCGAAAAAATATGAACCCCAGCTTTTTTTGGTCTCCCCTTCCGGCCTGGAAAAGGCCTTGTCCAAATACAAAGAGATTCCGCGTTTTGAGGAAATCAAGGCGGGGATTATAGACATCTCCCCCGACAAGCTCGCGGCCTTCGCCGAAACCGCCGGGTCTTTTGAAAAATTCAAAGAGGCCGTCTCCGCCATGGCGCGCGAAAAAGAAGCGAAAAAGGCCTCCGACGCGCTTGAGCTGATTCTGGCCGGAGCGTTAGGAGTTGAAGCGTCGGATGTGCATATAGAGCCGTCGGAGAAGACCGCCAAAATAAGATTGCGGATGGACGGAGTTTTGCAGGACGCGGCCGAGATACCGCTGCCGCTTTTTTCGCTGCTGCTCTCCCGGATAAAACTCATATCGGAACTCAAGCTTAATATCCACGACAAGCCCCAGGACGGCAGGTTCACCATAAAAACCCAAAAAGAGGATATAGAAGTCAGGACTTCCGCGCTGCCGGGCCCTTACGGAGAATCCGTAGTTATGCGGCTTTTACTGCCCAAGACCATTTCCATAACTTTTGACGGACTCGGCATGCAGCCCCCGGTTTATAAAATGATGAAAGGCGAGCTTGTCCGTCCCAATGGAATGATTCTTACGACCGGCCCCACCGGCTCCGGCAAAACCACAACCCTTTACTCTTTTTTAAAAACCATCGCTTCGCAGGAAGTAAAAGTAATAACAATAGAAGACCCGATTGAATACCATCTGCCCAACATTACCCAAACGCAGGTGGATCCCGCAAAAGGATACGATTTCGGAAACGGCCTCCGCTCAATTTTGCGGCAGGACCCGGACATCATACTGGTCGGTGAAATCCGCGACTTGGAAACCGCGGAGATAGCAATGCACGCGGCGCTCACGGGGCATCTGGTTTTCTCCACCCTTCACACCAACGACGCCGCCGGAACAATCCCCCGGCTTATAGATCTGGGGGTTAAAACAAATATCATCTCGCCGGCCCTGAATTTGGTCATAGCCCAACGCCTCGTGAGAATACTCTGCAAAGAGTGCAAAATACAGGTTTCTCCGTCGGTTGGAGAAAAAAGGGCGATTTTAAAAACCGTCTCCGAGCTCCCGCCGTCTTACAAAGAGTTATTACCGCCTCCGCCAGCTGGCAGATTCAAAATATGGAAAGCAGCCGGCTGCGCGGCCTGCAACGGCACGGGATTTAAAGGGAGAATCGGCATCTTTGAAGCATTTCTTATTGATAACGAAATGGAGCGGCTGATAATCAAAAACCCGCCGAAAGCGGACATTGAAGAAGCTGCAAAAAAACAGGGAATGGCGACAATGTATCAGGACGGTGCGTTGAAAGTTCTGGACGGGATTACGTCCTTTGAAGAATTAAACAGGGTCGTTTCTGAAGAGTAG